One genomic region from Gossypium hirsutum isolate 1008001.06 chromosome D13, Gossypium_hirsutum_v2.1, whole genome shotgun sequence encodes:
- the LOC107918818 gene encoding transcription repressor MYB5: protein MKKPILLGTSTATSRTPCCSKVGIKKGPWTAEEDEVLANYIKIEGGGRWRTLPKRAGLLRCGKSCRLRWMNYLRPTVKRGPIAPDEEDLILRLHRLLGNRWALIAGRIPGRTDNEIKNYWNTHLSKNLISQGIDPRTHKPLNPVSHGSSQANQDDDDDVPESNPNPPSSFKSSELMGEKTNSMETTNLESHQIYQHQQEVGDDCMGQPSSSGNGGDLVENGNEDHMFCLFLDSLITDNQQQQQQSNNGDLWEAEIMSPMVEFGNPQNYFNHHQQHP, encoded by the exons ATGAAGAAGCCAATTTTATTAGGAACTTCAACGGCAACAAGCAGAACGCCATGTTGCAGCAAAGTTGGGATAAAGAAAGGGCCATGGACCGCGGAAGAAGATGAAGTCTTAGCTAATTACATCAAGATAGAAGGCGGAGGAAGGTGGCGAACCTTGCCTAAACGAGCTGGTTTGCTTAGATGTGGGAAGAGTTGCCGTCTCCGATGGATGAATTATCTCCGACCCACCGTTAAACGAGGTCCTATTGCTCCTGATGAAGAAGATCTCATTCTTCGTCTTCATCGCTTGCTCGGAAACAG GTGGGCATTGATAGCTGGGAGGATTCCGGGACGAACAGATAATGAAATAAAGAACTACTGGAATACCCATCTAAGCAAGAATTTAATCAGCCAAGGAATAGATCCAAGAACCCATAAACCATTAAACCCTGTTAGCCATGGTTCATCACAAGCTAAccaggatgatgatgatgatgtccCAGAATCAAACCCTAACCCCCCAAGCTCCTTCAAATCTTCTGAATTAATGGGAGAAAAAACTAATTCCATGGAAACTACTAACCTGGAATCTCATCAGATATATCAACACCAACAAGAGGTTGGTGACGATTGCATGGGGCAGCCAAGCAGCAGCGGGAACGGGGGAGACTTGGTTGAAAATGGTAACGAAGACCATATGTTCTGTTTGTTTCTGGATTCTTTGATTACCGACaatcagcagcagcagcagcaatcTAATAATGGCGACCTTTGGGAAGCTGAAATCATGTCTCCAATGGTGGAGTTTGGGAACCCCCAAAACTACTTCAATCATCACCAGCAGCATCCTTAG